Proteins encoded in a region of the Zunongwangia endophytica genome:
- a CDS encoding deoxynucleoside kinase yields the protein MHVAIAGNIGAGKTTLTRLLAKHYNWEAHYEDVLENPYLEDFYNKMERWSFNLQIYFLNSRFRQILQIRESGKKIIQDRTIYEDAHIFAPNLHAMGLLTNRDFENYKSLFELMESVVEGPDLLIYLRSSIPNLVAQIQKRGREYENSISIDYLSRLNERYEAWIHGYDKGNLLVIDVDNINFVDEPEDLGNIINRIDGEINGLF from the coding sequence ATGCACGTAGCGATTGCAGGAAATATAGGCGCTGGTAAAACAACGCTCACAAGATTACTTGCTAAACATTATAATTGGGAAGCCCATTACGAAGACGTTTTGGAAAACCCTTACCTTGAAGACTTCTACAACAAGATGGAACGTTGGTCTTTTAATCTTCAAATTTATTTTCTGAACAGTAGATTTAGACAAATTTTACAAATTAGGGAAAGCGGCAAGAAGATTATTCAGGATCGTACTATTTACGAAGATGCTCATATTTTTGCGCCCAATTTGCACGCCATGGGATTATTAACTAATAGAGATTTTGAAAACTATAAATCTTTGTTTGAGCTTATGGAAAGTGTAGTTGAAGGTCCCGATTTGCTAATCTATCTTAGAAGCAGTATTCCAAATTTAGTGGCTCAAATTCAAAAAAGAGGAAGAGAATATGAAAATTCTATTTCTATCGATTATTTAAGCAGACTAAATGAAAGGTACGAAGCCTGGATACATGGCTATGATAAAGGTAATTTACTTGTGATTGATGTAGACAATATCAATTTTGTTGATGAACCGGAAGATTTAGGAAATATCATTAATAGGATTGACGGAGAGATAAATGGATTATTTTAA
- a CDS encoding DinB family protein, which yields MENEKSREVWLRGPLPEIPLLLQPAAHALLQSKEEVFKYTEGFNEALLWEKPAGRANVAFHLQHITGVLDRMLTYAECKSLAEIQFEYLRKEGVENRDVKIANLKKAFAEKVEEALLIFKNTSEAALTEKRTVGRKKLPSSVIGLYFHAAEHSQRHIGQMLVTISVLENKNW from the coding sequence ATGGAGAATGAAAAATCGAGAGAGGTTTGGTTACGTGGACCTTTGCCAGAAATACCACTGCTTTTGCAGCCGGCGGCGCATGCTTTATTGCAATCTAAAGAAGAGGTGTTTAAATATACCGAAGGTTTTAACGAAGCATTACTTTGGGAAAAGCCTGCCGGGCGCGCTAATGTTGCTTTCCATTTGCAGCATATTACTGGAGTTTTAGATCGCATGTTGACTTATGCGGAATGTAAATCACTTGCTGAAATTCAATTTGAATATTTACGAAAAGAAGGTGTTGAAAATCGTGATGTGAAAATCGCTAATCTGAAAAAAGCTTTTGCTGAAAAAGTAGAAGAAGCATTACTAATTTTTAAAAATACATCTGAAGCTGCATTAACTGAAAAGCGAACCGTTGGTAGAAAGAAACTACCTTCTAGCGTGATCGGCTTATATTTTCATGCAGCAGAACATAGCCAAAGACATATTGGACAGATGTTAGTCACTATTAGCGTACTAGAAAATAAAAATTGGTAA
- a CDS encoding M16 family metallopeptidase, producing the protein MIRKKICFLLALFTLALSAQENQLEKATIIHDSLSNGLEYFIMQNSEPENRASFYFAQNVGSILENDSQQGLAHFLEHMAFNGTENFKDKEMLTYLEQNGLKFGTEINAYTSFDQTVYNINQVPVTNEKLLDSVLLILHDWSGYLSLTDEEIDNERGVVNEEWRSSNTANYRASTKVWLDGYLKDSKYSKRMPIGKMDIVNNFEYDKLRDYYERWYRPDQQAVIVVGDIDPKLLEQKVKDIFSEIPLKEDLPARESFDVTLNKEPLFIVATDKELGNPTVEYFIKHKKEDLSVLEKEKRSLVGSLANYILNNRLSELSVEDDSPVLGVGFGIQDFVRPLEVLSINISPKKDSLLAGLDFALSEYKRFAEYGATSAELKRAKAAFKTSYTSAIKNVDKRSNDSYASAIIDAYLENEPVFDYKSSLVYGENLIEKINNNDILDYLSDFEGDYGRGVGITGTTDYDYPEKNEIEVVLENVKNNSLEPYEENLQEKALINEELQKVEVTGETKLKGIDAKEYTLANGLKIVTFPTDFEKEQVYMSAFSPGGQSLIATEDLPNVNVASYVVSQSGLGDLDKIELQKKLAGKEVSLGVSINNYSENITGGASTKDLEILFKEVYLNFTAPRFDANALDILKQNFENSLEAKKNNINSAFQDSLTLATSGHSNRSLIFNRELIDNISLEGVENVFKNRIANGDDFTFVFVGDFDEDRLVELAQKYLGNIPKGKKETIENHHMSPKKGLSEVHVSEVMETPQTTISIFINGEMKYTRKANMEVYILAELLNKKYMQRIREEEGGSYGVSVGGNVVSKPVGNFNLNISFNCNPDKAEDLLEIVYEELETVSKTIDASNFSEIKNNIKKNHREMQKENGFWLNTIVSSLQNNLAIDSQEEFEALVDQITISDIKKTANRLNKNPAIVEGVLSPKAQEDSSAAVD; encoded by the coding sequence ATGATTAGAAAGAAAATATGCTTTTTACTGGCCCTTTTCACACTGGCACTTAGTGCACAGGAAAATCAGCTAGAAAAAGCAACTATTATTCATGATAGCTTAAGCAATGGCCTTGAGTATTTTATTATGCAAAATAGCGAACCTGAAAATCGAGCTTCGTTTTATTTTGCTCAAAATGTAGGTTCAATTTTAGAGAATGATAGTCAGCAAGGATTGGCTCATTTTCTGGAACATATGGCGTTTAACGGAACCGAGAATTTTAAGGATAAAGAAATGCTTACCTATTTAGAGCAAAATGGCTTAAAATTCGGAACTGAAATTAATGCCTACACCAGCTTCGATCAAACTGTTTACAATATTAATCAGGTCCCTGTAACTAATGAGAAATTATTGGATTCTGTATTATTGATATTGCACGATTGGTCGGGATATTTATCGTTAACAGATGAAGAGATTGATAACGAAAGAGGAGTAGTAAACGAGGAGTGGAGAAGTTCTAATACTGCAAATTATAGAGCATCTACAAAAGTCTGGCTAGACGGTTATCTTAAAGATTCGAAGTATAGCAAGCGTATGCCGATAGGTAAAATGGATATTGTTAATAATTTCGAATATGATAAATTAAGAGATTATTACGAGCGTTGGTATAGACCAGATCAGCAAGCAGTAATTGTAGTAGGAGATATCGATCCTAAGTTGTTGGAACAAAAAGTAAAAGATATTTTTTCTGAAATACCACTTAAGGAAGACCTGCCTGCAAGAGAATCATTTGATGTTACTTTAAACAAAGAACCACTTTTTATCGTGGCTACCGATAAGGAATTGGGGAATCCTACTGTAGAATATTTTATTAAGCATAAAAAAGAAGATCTTTCGGTACTCGAAAAAGAGAAAAGATCCTTAGTGGGAAGCTTAGCAAATTATATTCTAAATAATAGATTATCTGAATTATCTGTGGAGGATGATAGTCCTGTTTTAGGTGTTGGTTTCGGTATACAGGATTTCGTGAGACCTTTAGAAGTGTTAAGTATCAATATTAGTCCAAAAAAAGATAGTCTATTAGCAGGACTAGATTTTGCACTTTCAGAATACAAACGTTTTGCAGAATACGGAGCTACATCTGCAGAGCTTAAAAGGGCTAAAGCTGCTTTTAAAACTAGCTACACTTCTGCAATTAAAAATGTAGACAAACGAAGTAACGATTCTTATGCTTCAGCAATTATAGATGCTTATTTAGAAAATGAACCGGTATTCGATTACAAATCGAGTTTAGTGTACGGCGAAAATTTAATCGAGAAAATTAATAATAACGATATTCTTGATTATTTGTCTGATTTTGAAGGTGACTATGGTCGCGGAGTTGGAATTACGGGAACCACTGATTATGATTATCCTGAAAAAAATGAGATTGAAGTTGTTTTAGAAAATGTAAAGAACAATTCGTTAGAACCTTACGAGGAAAACCTTCAGGAGAAAGCTTTAATTAATGAAGAGCTTCAGAAGGTTGAAGTAACCGGAGAAACTAAACTTAAAGGAATTGACGCCAAGGAATATACCTTAGCAAACGGATTAAAAATAGTGACTTTTCCTACAGATTTCGAAAAAGAACAAGTTTATATGAGTGCCTTTAGCCCGGGTGGCCAATCTCTAATCGCTACCGAAGATTTACCAAATGTAAATGTGGCTTCTTATGTGGTTTCACAATCTGGTTTAGGAGATTTGGATAAAATCGAATTGCAAAAAAAGCTTGCCGGGAAAGAAGTTTCTTTGGGAGTTTCAATAAATAATTATTCTGAAAATATAACCGGAGGTGCTAGTACCAAGGATTTAGAAATCCTTTTTAAAGAGGTGTATTTGAATTTTACGGCGCCTCGTTTTGATGCTAACGCCTTGGATATTCTAAAGCAAAACTTTGAAAATAGTTTAGAAGCAAAGAAGAATAATATTAATAGTGCTTTTCAGGATTCATTAACGCTGGCAACTTCTGGCCATAGCAATCGATCTTTAATTTTTAATCGTGAGCTTATAGATAATATCAGCTTAGAAGGAGTAGAGAATGTATTCAAGAATAGAATTGCAAATGGCGATGATTTTACGTTTGTTTTTGTAGGAGATTTTGACGAAGATCGCTTGGTTGAACTGGCTCAAAAATATCTTGGCAATATCCCAAAAGGGAAAAAAGAAACTATCGAAAATCACCATATGTCTCCTAAAAAAGGACTTAGTGAAGTTCATGTTTCAGAAGTTATGGAAACGCCACAAACAACCATTAGCATTTTTATAAATGGTGAGATGAAATACACCAGAAAAGCGAATATGGAAGTTTACATCCTTGCGGAATTGCTGAATAAAAAGTATATGCAGCGTATTAGAGAAGAAGAAGGCGGAAGCTACGGTGTTAGTGTTGGTGGTAATGTTGTGAGTAAACCAGTAGGTAATTTTAATCTAAATATTAGCTTCAACTGTAATCCAGATAAAGCTGAAGATCTTTTAGAGATTGTATATGAGGAATTGGAGACTGTTTCTAAAACAATAGATGCTTCTAATTTTTCAGAAATTAAAAATAATATCAAGAAGAATCATAGAGAGATGCAAAAAGAAAATGGATTTTGGTTAAATACCATTGTGTCTAGCTTGCAGAATAATCTTGCTATTGATTCTCAGGAAGAGTTTGAAGCTTTAGTAGATCAAATAACTATTAGCGACATAAAGAAAACAGCTAATCGCCTGAATAAAAATCCAGCGATTGTTGAAGGTGTTTTAAGCCCGAAAGCGCAGGAAGATTCAAGTGCAGCTGTAGATTAA
- a CDS encoding DUF6122 family protein: MIQSIFHYSMHFLAIGIIAYFFDKDHWKQNWIILALTMLVDIDHIFASPLFDPNRCGIGFHPLHSQFAIACYVIAAVFLRKGIFKLIFIGLSFHMLTDFLDCLFTFYKCGTCYDNSALKQLIQLQTSN, from the coding sequence TTGATACAAAGTATTTTCCATTATTCGATGCACTTTCTGGCTATTGGAATAATTGCCTATTTTTTTGACAAAGATCATTGGAAACAAAATTGGATTATTCTAGCGTTAACCATGCTGGTGGATATAGATCATATTTTTGCGAGTCCGCTTTTTGATCCTAATCGATGTGGCATTGGTTTCCATCCGCTACACTCTCAATTTGCCATTGCCTGCTATGTTATTGCTGCCGTTTTTTTAAGAAAGGGTATTTTTAAACTAATTTTTATAGGACTTAGCTTTCATATGCTTACCGATTTTCTAGACTGCCTTTTTACGTTTTATAAGTGCGGAACATGCTATGATAATTCAGCTTTAAAACAACTAATTCAGCTACAGACTTCAAATTAG
- a CDS encoding sterol desaturase family protein: protein MESTKLKRPKHKGSPKLFENPILEKLTHTHIAAPLIIFFTTAAALIYYGIFQKGFQAPQILAWFLGGLAFFTLIEYIAHRYLYHIPASTPRRQKISYTMHGVHHDYPKDKTRLAMPPVLSLIVATILFIVYRAILGDYVFGFLSGFLVGYAAYLAVHYSVHAFKVPNNFLKILWHHHSIHHYREPDRAFGVSSPFWDHIFRTMPRKSPSSERTAVGKSIDDQHKGPAHAH from the coding sequence ATGGAATCTACTAAACTTAAAAGACCTAAGCACAAAGGGTCACCTAAACTATTTGAAAACCCGATATTAGAAAAATTAACGCATACTCATATTGCAGCGCCTTTAATTATATTTTTTACTACAGCTGCAGCGCTAATCTATTACGGGATCTTTCAGAAAGGATTCCAGGCTCCACAAATTTTAGCATGGTTTTTAGGCGGTTTAGCATTCTTTACTCTAATTGAATATATTGCGCATCGCTATCTTTATCACATCCCGGCAAGTACACCACGTAGGCAAAAAATATCGTATACCATGCACGGTGTGCACCACGATTATCCTAAAGATAAAACAAGATTAGCTATGCCACCGGTATTAAGTTTAATTGTAGCTACGATTCTTTTTATTGTTTATCGTGCGATTTTAGGTGATTATGTTTTTGGATTTTTATCTGGTTTTCTGGTAGGTTACGCAGCATATTTAGCGGTACACTATTCGGTACATGCTTTTAAAGTCCCTAATAACTTTTTGAAGATTTTATGGCATCATCACAGCATACATCATTATCGTGAGCCAGATCGTGCCTTTGGCGTTTCTTCGCCATTTTGGGATCATATTTTTAGAACTATGCCTAGAAAAAGTCCTTCAAGCGAAAGAACAGCCGTAGGTAAAAGTATTGACGATCAACACAAAGGACCGGCGCACGCTCATTAA
- a CDS encoding SLC13 family permease — MELYITTAIILVGIFLFIKDYFTIDTTSILIMALFIVSGVLSPEEGFSGFNHPATITLGCMFVISAAIFKSGIIESFSDRIISIAKINYVFALMIFCFSAALFSAFINDTAVVAILIPMALLVCRETGISPARLLIPISFSALFGGTCTLIGTSTNILISGIAKKSGLEPFNMFEFTLPALCLLAIGLTYLIVVGPLLLPKRAGVHESGLTKEAQSYLAEVFLKTASTDVDHSIAKSKLVSQYGAQVLSIKRKYHRMYEINGDTVLRAEDSIKVIIDPQHLTELMEKGGYELIGDKANLLENEKSKDGKEEKKIYEVMIPYGSSLAERSLRQLNFRNIYYASVLALRHRKEIITQDVSNVILKEGDMLLVYAAEKNIQTLLSRKLIVILSNYQTKKVNYKKAIPALLITLGVILSAALNLTSILISAMIGSLLIVTTSILKPKEAYDAIEWKVIFMMAGVLSMGKALEKTGGSDVISQFIFDQIGGLDPRIILSIVFLITFLSTNVLSSKAAAALMAPIVISLSAALGISEKPLLIGVMFACSLTFMTPVSYPTNTMVYGPGNYKFNDFLKFGTPLNFIIWIAASFIIPVFFPFEVN, encoded by the coding sequence ATGGAACTTTACATTACAACTGCCATCATTCTGGTTGGGATTTTTCTTTTTATAAAAGATTATTTCACGATCGACACCACATCGATATTGATAATGGCATTATTTATAGTGAGTGGCGTTTTAAGTCCTGAAGAAGGTTTTTCTGGATTTAATCATCCTGCAACTATTACTTTGGGATGCATGTTTGTAATAAGTGCGGCTATTTTTAAGAGTGGAATAATTGAAAGTTTTAGTGATCGAATTATAAGTATCGCCAAAATCAACTATGTCTTTGCATTGATGATATTCTGCTTTTCTGCAGCATTATTTTCTGCATTCATCAATGATACTGCTGTTGTGGCTATTTTAATTCCCATGGCACTACTGGTTTGCCGGGAAACGGGTATTAGCCCCGCTCGGTTATTAATTCCAATATCTTTTTCAGCATTATTTGGTGGTACTTGTACGCTTATAGGAACCTCAACAAATATATTAATTAGCGGTATAGCTAAGAAAAGCGGATTAGAGCCTTTTAATATGTTCGAGTTCACTTTACCAGCTCTATGTCTTCTTGCTATTGGCTTAACGTATCTAATTGTAGTTGGTCCTTTACTTTTACCAAAACGAGCAGGAGTCCACGAAAGTGGCTTAACCAAAGAGGCACAAAGTTATTTAGCCGAAGTTTTTCTTAAAACAGCAAGTACAGATGTAGATCACAGCATCGCCAAATCTAAGCTGGTAAGCCAGTATGGAGCGCAGGTATTATCAATTAAACGGAAATATCACAGGATGTACGAGATTAACGGAGATACTGTTTTAAGAGCAGAAGATTCCATTAAGGTTATTATCGACCCGCAGCATCTTACCGAGCTTATGGAGAAAGGTGGCTACGAACTTATTGGCGACAAAGCGAATCTTTTAGAAAATGAAAAATCTAAGGATGGTAAGGAGGAAAAGAAAATTTACGAGGTAATGATTCCTTATGGTTCTTCGCTTGCAGAAAGATCGCTTAGACAGCTCAACTTCAGGAATATCTATTATGCATCGGTTTTGGCTTTAAGACATCGAAAGGAGATTATTACCCAGGATGTATCTAATGTAATATTAAAGGAAGGCGACATGCTTTTGGTGTATGCTGCTGAAAAAAATATTCAGACCCTATTATCACGAAAATTGATTGTGATCCTCTCTAATTATCAAACTAAAAAAGTAAACTATAAAAAAGCAATTCCGGCATTACTAATCACTCTGGGTGTTATTTTATCGGCAGCATTAAATCTAACTTCTATACTAATAAGTGCAATGATAGGTAGCTTACTTATTGTAACCACATCAATTTTAAAACCTAAAGAAGCTTATGATGCTATAGAATGGAAAGTGATCTTTATGATGGCCGGTGTACTTTCTATGGGAAAAGCTTTAGAAAAAACCGGAGGCTCAGATGTTATCTCGCAGTTTATTTTTGATCAAATAGGCGGATTAGATCCCAGAATTATTTTAAGTATAGTTTTTCTTATTACCTTTCTTTCTACTAATGTTTTAAGTAGTAAAGCTGCGGCAGCGCTAATGGCACCAATCGTGATTAGCCTATCTGCAGCATTAGGAATTAGTGAAAAACCTTTATTAATTGGTGTGATGTTTGCGTGCTCATTAACCTTTATGACACCAGTAAGTTATCCAACGAATACAATGGTATACGGTCCAGGTAATTATAAATTTAATGACTTTTTAAAGTTTGGAACTCCTTTAAATTTTATAATTTGGATTGCGGCATCATTTATAATTCCAGTATTTTTCCCTTTTGAAGTTAACTAA
- a CDS encoding pyridoxal-phosphate dependent enzyme: MATFSREDLLNVHERIKPYIHETPILTSSLINEIAECSIFFKCENFQKMGAFKMRGAINAILQLSEEDQQKGVVTHSSGNFAQALSIAAKSLNVPAYIVMPSSAPQVKKDAVKTYKGIITECPPTLQDREKTAQKIVDDKGATFVHPSNDIEVILGQGTAALELIQKKPNLDCVVTPVGGGGLIAGTALVVNVFTEKTKTIGAEPFEVDDAYRSLISGKIEKNESANTIADGLKTQLGDQNFPIIQKHVDSIIRVTEEEIKTALKLIWERMKIIVEPSSAVALAAILKKKKEFKNQEIGLLISGGNVDFNQIQL, from the coding sequence ATGGCAACTTTTTCTCGCGAGGATTTACTGAATGTTCACGAACGTATAAAACCCTACATTCATGAAACACCGATTTTAACTTCAAGCTTGATTAATGAGATTGCTGAATGTTCAATCTTTTTTAAATGCGAGAATTTCCAAAAAATGGGTGCGTTTAAAATGCGCGGTGCTATCAATGCCATTTTACAACTTAGTGAAGAAGATCAACAAAAAGGAGTAGTGACGCATTCTTCAGGAAATTTTGCTCAGGCCTTATCTATAGCTGCTAAAAGTTTAAATGTTCCTGCTTACATTGTGATGCCTTCTAGTGCGCCACAAGTAAAAAAAGATGCGGTTAAAACTTATAAAGGAATTATTACTGAATGTCCACCAACGCTACAAGATCGCGAAAAGACTGCTCAAAAGATCGTTGATGACAAAGGAGCTACTTTTGTGCATCCTTCTAATGACATCGAAGTTATTTTAGGACAGGGAACCGCAGCTTTAGAATTGATTCAAAAAAAGCCTAATCTTGATTGTGTAGTAACTCCAGTTGGCGGAGGCGGACTTATTGCCGGCACTGCTCTTGTCGTGAATGTATTTACTGAAAAAACAAAAACTATTGGAGCTGAACCTTTTGAAGTAGATGATGCTTACCGCTCATTAATTTCAGGAAAAATTGAAAAAAATGAAAGCGCCAACACTATTGCTGATGGTTTAAAAACACAATTAGGTGATCAAAACTTTCCGATTATCCAGAAACATGTCGATAGCATAATTCGAGTTACTGAAGAGGAAATAAAGACTGCACTGAAATTAATTTGGGAACGTATGAAAATTATCGTCGAGCCATCTAGTGCTGTAGCTTTAGCCGCAATTCTGAAAAAGAAAAAAGAATTTAAAAACCAAGAAATCGGACTATTAATTTCAGGAGGAAATGTCGATTTTAACCAAATTCAGCTTTAA
- a CDS encoding redoxin domain-containing protein, with the protein MIKKTLYIAVTSALLGFTACKKDSNSIAFSDQKEEDIRVVLDSLLTSERESSQELLLKKLEELSKSEDESKIKLTYDYYYGLNKPDKVDSLTKIAVAKFPKGTQARFSAYQNIFSKDSLNDQLATYDAWVKQFPPASYSFLDQDIYNIALFYLLEKSVVQNKAEVTDALKSRFLDHPSKATALYNLAGVLYNNGKIEETKACLEIIIRIAKKWENKTDIPEQAKISVVNRHNDAIRLYAILLEETNQCEEAIVYFEKYQNRIDFSDAEINLKYADCLEALGEDQKAFQQLTEVVKMHNEVAEANYPRFKRLFLETQGNKQDFADLETKMENEMDAALVEEVKKNMISEKAPAFSLQKLNGTEVSSSDLKGKILIVDFWATWCAPCKASFPAMQQVKDHYKDDPNIKFLFVNTMESGSPSDVKPEIEKLLNSNSYDFEMFLDTKDNSDAFKMAKAYQVKAIPYKFIIDGEGNIRYKIKGYEGNLEVERKKLIAMIDAVKNKNS; encoded by the coding sequence ATGATAAAAAAAACTTTATATATAGCCGTAACTTCAGCTTTGCTGGGGTTTACGGCTTGTAAAAAAGATTCAAATTCTATAGCTTTTTCTGATCAAAAAGAAGAAGATATTAGAGTTGTTTTAGACTCATTATTAACCTCAGAGCGAGAATCGTCTCAAGAACTTCTTCTAAAAAAGTTGGAAGAATTAAGTAAAAGCGAGGATGAGTCGAAAATTAAGCTAACCTACGATTATTACTACGGTCTTAATAAACCTGATAAAGTAGATTCGCTAACTAAAATAGCGGTAGCCAAATTTCCGAAAGGAACACAGGCTAGATTTTCAGCATATCAAAATATATTTTCCAAAGATAGTCTAAACGATCAGTTAGCTACTTACGATGCTTGGGTGAAGCAATTTCCACCTGCGAGCTATTCTTTTTTAGATCAGGATATATATAATATCGCTCTTTTTTATCTTTTAGAGAAAAGTGTTGTTCAAAATAAAGCTGAGGTTACCGATGCTTTAAAATCTCGTTTTTTAGATCACCCTTCAAAAGCTACCGCGCTATATAATTTAGCTGGCGTACTCTATAATAATGGTAAAATAGAAGAAACAAAGGCTTGTTTAGAGATCATAATTCGTATAGCTAAGAAATGGGAAAATAAGACAGATATACCCGAGCAAGCTAAGATATCGGTTGTAAACAGGCATAATGATGCAATTAGACTTTATGCTATTTTGCTAGAAGAAACTAATCAGTGTGAAGAAGCAATCGTTTACTTCGAAAAATACCAGAATCGCATAGATTTTTCAGATGCTGAAATAAATCTAAAATATGCCGATTGTCTGGAAGCATTAGGCGAGGACCAAAAAGCATTTCAGCAACTAACAGAAGTGGTGAAAATGCATAATGAAGTTGCAGAAGCTAACTATCCCAGATTTAAACGATTGTTTTTAGAAACGCAGGGTAACAAACAAGATTTTGCAGATTTAGAGACGAAGATGGAAAATGAGATGGACGCTGCTTTAGTCGAAGAAGTAAAGAAAAATATGATTTCTGAAAAAGCGCCGGCATTCAGTTTACAGAAGCTAAATGGAACTGAAGTTTCTTCGTCAGACTTAAAAGGTAAAATTCTAATTGTAGATTTTTGGGCGACCTGGTGTGCTCCCTGCAAAGCTTCTTTTCCGGCAATGCAACAAGTAAAAGATCACTATAAGGATGATCCGAATATCAAGTTCCTTTTCGTCAATACGATGGAATCTGGATCGCCATCTGATGTAAAGCCTGAAATTGAAAAGCTGCTGAATTCAAATTCGTATGATTTTGAAATGTTTTTAGATACCAAGGATAATAGCGATGCTTTTAAAATGGCTAAAGCTTATCAGGTTAAGGCTATTCCGTATAAATTTATAATCGACGGAGAAGGTAATATTAGATATAAGATCAAAGGTTACGAAGGAAATCTTGAAGTGGAAAGAAAAAAACTTATTGCTATGATCGATGCTGTAAAGAATAAAAATTCATAA
- a CDS encoding DUF202 domain-containing protein, giving the protein MRKVKLSNPFKARIIDEKLIREHLALERTKLANERTLLAYIRASLYLLIGGLALLQIKEYPELHWLGYGAFSVSIIFLSIGIMRYIHLNKKLNKLLKPDNSSENT; this is encoded by the coding sequence ATGAGAAAAGTAAAACTTAGCAATCCTTTTAAAGCAAGAATTATTGATGAAAAACTCATAAGAGAACATCTCGCTTTAGAACGAACGAAATTGGCCAATGAACGTACACTACTGGCCTACATAAGAGCTTCGCTATATTTGCTAATCGGCGGACTCGCTTTATTGCAAATAAAAGAATATCCCGAATTACATTGGTTAGGATATGGTGCATTTTCTGTAAGTATTATATTTTTGTCTATTGGTATTATGAGGTATATCCACCTCAACAAAAAATTGAATAAATTATTAAAGCCAGATAATTCTTCTGAAAACACCTGA